One part of the Raphanus sativus cultivar WK10039 chromosome 7, ASM80110v3, whole genome shotgun sequence genome encodes these proteins:
- the LOC108817661 gene encoding uncharacterized protein LOC108817661 isoform X1, translated as MVEPPVNSSSLGKMLLEEVSPVVMVLCTPLVEETFLKNGLSFVETLKPFCNFSNIDVPVRTSGDQLYRLKRFTLRLFNASDIRQPNVEVAKQRLLHVITQAGEKVFHDLKSDPPQITDILSNPESEIAPTWFQYYNKELIRTLSFSDHEAFDHPVACLLVVSSKDEDPLNKFVDLFNTNRLPSLLNDGIMDPKILKHYLLVHDNQDATTERTSKVLSEMRSTFGNNECNLLCTNSSKEGNIEHQANPWASFKSSVPAEKLGCALTGDDIVEIKDLMQEFASRHIIPYMEQKVRDLNQQISATRKGLRNQIKNLWWRKGKDDIPDSTKGSIYTYSSTESQIRILGDYAFMLHDYELALSSYRLISTDYKLDKAWKHYAGVQEMMGLAYFISDQSIKEAEYCMENASSTYMQKLGKSGFQNATRCGLWWAEMLKARDQYKEAASVYFRICGEEPLHAAVMLEQASYCFVLTKPAMLHKYGFHLVLSGDHYKICDQVNHAIRTYRSAISVYESTTWSHIKDHVYFHIGQWYAIVGMNDVAVRNMLRVLDCGNQSKSTQEIFLRDFFNIVKKTGMKHEVVGLRLPVINMSSLQVIYEDHRTYASQASALVEESIWQSLEDDIIPSLNSGKSNWLELQSKLLPKKYKESNVCVVGESVKLDLEFRNPLLISTSVTSVSLICELTANSDDLKLVDKEPSSLSLETEHNQVATSGFSSFTLSEVDFTLGGGEKKLVRLTVTPSEEGILKIVGVRWELSGSIVGVHYFQSVPTKAKTNKARKKNKLTPTDALKFLVIKSLPRLEGSIDHLPEKLYAGDLRYLVLELKNSSESPIKNLKMKISHPRFVNPESHEEELTPGFPDCLRKGHEQNTVQRVTSRTSVFAFPKDVSLQGDRSLRWPLWLRAATPGTISLYFTIYYEMENVSSIMKYRTLRMHYNLKVLPSLETSFEITPSPSRLQEFLVRMDIVNRANSESFEIDQLSTVGCRWGISLLQPVDTILPSKSLLPGQALSCFFMIKDCRKPGTEEEKTMSIPLSQSDIKLITQDDDEKLFDIVNSPLASFHESERSFSGTSDPSSPDTVDFILISRLAKSSNPSAVSDIPKILSHDSCHNRIKSSIPLSWSLDGPKTINHDFSTSLCEIKLKMVVRNTSDGFLSVSINTIDGGLPDTSAPTPSSGNQSGWRYVPAITEEMKLTSDVMGSRLGKPPASMESSPPFIWSGSSSTKVKIQPLSTTEIPLQISVFSPGVYNLSSYTLIWEHENASSSTSSGTCQGYPCYLTVLQSE; from the exons ATGGTGGAGCCGCCGGTGAACTCTTCTTCGCTAGGGAAAATGCTATTGGAGGAGGTGAGTCCAGTGGTCATGGTTCTCTGCACGCCTCTCGTTGAAGAGACTTTCCTCAAGAATGGTCTATCCTTTGTGGAAACGCTTAAGCCCTTCTGCAACTTCAGTAACATCGATG TTCCTGTTCGGACCTCAGGCGATCAGCTTTATCGTCTAAAGAGGTTTACGCTGAGGTTGTTTAATGCCTCAGATATCAGACAACCTAACGTAGAG GTTGCAAAGCAACGGCTACTACATGTTATTACTCAAGCTGGGGAGAAGGTTTTTCACGATTTGAAATCTGACCCTCCTCAAATTACTGATATACTCTCTA ATCCAGAGTCTGAAATTGCACCCACATGGTTTCAGTATTACAATAAAGAACTTATCCGTACCTTGTCGTTTTCAGACCATGAAGCGTTTGATCATCCTGTGGCTT GTCTCTTGGTCGTTTCATCAAAAGACGAAGACcctttaaataaatttgtagatCTTTTCAATACCAATAGATTACCTTCTCTGCTTAATGATGGGATCATGGACCCAAAGATTTTGAAGCATTACTTATTGGTGCATGACAATCAAGATGCAACAACAGAGAG aACGTCTAAAGTCCTGTCTGAGATGAGAAGTACGTTTGGAAATAATGAATGCAACTTACTTTGCACTAATTCATCTAAAGAGGGGAACATAGAACACCAGGCTAATCCCTGGGCTTCATTT AAATCAAGTGTCCCGGCTGAAAAACTTGGATGTGCTCTTACTGGCGACGATATTGTGGAG ATCAAAGATCTGATGCAAGAGTTTGCTTCCAGGCATATAATTCCATACATGGAGCAGAAAGTCCGAGATCTTAATCAACAG ATTTCTGCAACAAGGAAAGGACTTAGAAACCAGATAAAGAACTTATGGTGGAGAAAAGGAAAAGACGATATTCCGGATTCGACTAAAGGTTCTAT CTATACCTATAGCTCCACCGAATCTCAAATCAGAATTTTGGGTGACTACGCCTTCATGTTGCATGACTATGAACTTGCATTGTCTAGCTATCGCTTAATATCAACTGATTACAAGCTCGATAAAGCTTGGAAGCACTATGCCGGTGTCCAG GAAATGATGGGACTCGCATATTTCATCTCAGACCAGTCAATAAAGGAAGCTGAGTACTGCATGGAAAATGCATCCAGCACTTATATG CAGAAACTTGGGAAGTCTGGCTTTCAAAATGCTACTAGATGTGGGCTCTGGTGGGCAGAGATGCTAAAGGCTAGAGACCAGTACAAAGAAGCGGCTTCTGTTTACTTCCGCATATGTGGAGAG GAACCATTGCACGCTGCAGTCATGTTAGAGCAGGCTTCTTACTGCTTCGTGTTAACTAAGCCAGCGATGCTACACAAGTATGGATTTCATCTAGTTCTCTCAGGAGACCACTATAAAATCTGTGATCAG GTTAACCATGCAATTCGTACATATAGAAGCGCGATCTCTGTTTATGAATCAACTACTTGGAGCCATATCAAAGACCATGTTTACTTTCATATTGGACA GTGGTATGCAATTGTCGGGATGAATGATGTTGCAGTTAGAAACATGCTCAGAGTACTGGACTGTGGAAACCAGTCCAAGTCTACCCAAGAGATTTTTCTCAGAGACTTTTTCAACATAGTTAAG AAAACTGGAATGAAGCACGAGGTGGTGGGACTTCGACTACCAGTTATTAATATGTCGTCTCTTCAAGTTATATATGAAGACCATCGCACTTATGCATCTCAAGCTTCT GCTCTTGTAGAAGAGAGCATTTGGCAATCATTGGAGGATGATATCATTCCATCGTTAAACTCTGGCAAGTCAAACTGGTTGGAGTTACAGTCAAAGCTACTGCCTAAGAAATACAAGGAATCAAATGTTTGTGTCGTTGGAG AGTCAGTGAAATTGGATCTGGAGTTTAGGAATCCACTGCTAATCTCTACTTCCGTTACAAGCGTCTCTCTCATCTGTGAACTTACCGCAAATTCGGATGACTTAAAATTGG TAGATAAAGAGCCAAGTAGCTTAAGCTTGGAGACCGAACACAATCA GGTTGCAACCtctggtttctcttctttcacCTTGTCTGAAGTGGACTTCACATTAGGCGGAGGCGAGAAAAAGTTG GTGAGGCTCACAGTTACCCCCAGTGAAGAAGGTATCCTCAAAATTGTCGGTGTAAGGTGGGAGTTGTCTGGCTCCATTGTAGGCGTGCATTACTTCCAATCTGTGCCTACAAAGGCAAAAACTAACAAagcaagaaagaaaaacaaacttacTCCCACTGATGCCTTGAAATTTTTGGTCATTAAG AGTCTACCCAGGCTTGAGGGTTCAATTGATCATCTGCCTGAGAAATTGTATGCTGGAGATCTTCGTTATCTTGTTTTAGAGTTAAAAAATAGTTCAGAATCTCCAATAAAG AATCTTAAAATGAAGATTAGCCATCCAAGATTTGTAAATCCTGAAAGTCATGAAGAAGAGCTGACACCCGGATTTCCAGATTGCTTAAGGAAGGGCCATGAACAAAATACTGTCCAGCGTGTAACAAGTAGAACtagtgtatttgcatttccaaaG GATGTATCACTGCAAGGAGACCGATCTTTGAGGTGGCCTCTTTGGCTTCGAGCTGCCACCCCTGGAACGATATCTTTGTATTTCACAATATACTACGAGATGGAAAATGTATCAAGCATCATGAAGTATCGCACCCTAAGGATGCATTATAATTTAAAG GTATTACCATCTCTTGAGACCTCGTTCGAAATCACCCCCTCTCCATCAAGATTGCAAGAATTTCTTGTGCGTATGGATATCGTGAACCGTGCGAATTCAGAGTCTTTCGAAATTGATCAGTTGTCAACAGTTGGGTGTCGGTGGGGTATCTCGTTGCTTCAGCCTGTTGATACAATCTTACCTTCCAAGTCTCTACTTCCTGGGCAAGCTTTATCATGTTTCTTCATGATTAAG GATTGCAGAAAACCCGGGACTGAAGAAGAGAAAACCATGTCTATTCCTCTTAGCCAAAGCGACATAAAACTGATTACTCAGGATGACGATGAAAAGCTTTTTGATATCGTTAACTCACCTTTAGCAAGCTTCCATGAAAGCGAAAGGTCATTTAGTGGAACCTCAGATCCG TCAAGTCCGGATACGGTTGACTTCATTCTAATATCTCGCCTAGCAAAATCCAGCAATCCATCAGCAGTGTCAGATATACCAAAGATTCTGTCTCACGATTCATGTCATAATAG AATCAAGAGCTCAATCCCGCTCTCATGGTCACTAGACGGTCCCAAAACCATAAACCACGATTTTTCGACCTCCTTGTGCGAAATCAAACTAAAGATGGTAGTCAGAAATACATCTGATGGATTTTTATCTGTGAGCATCAACACCATTGATGGCGGCCTACCAGATACATCAGCACCAACTCCTTCCTCTGGAAACCAATCCGGGTGGCGCTACGTGCCAGCCATAACAGAGGAAATGAAACTAACTTCAGACGTCATGGGAAGCCGCCTGGGCAAACCACCAGCTTCGATGGAAAGCTCGCCTCCTTTCATATGGTCAGGTTCAAGTTCCACTAAGGTCAAAATCCAGCCATTGTCCACAACAGAGATCCCCCTGCAGATATCGGTTTTCTCTCCTGGTGTCTACAATCTCTCTTCGTATACACTTATATGGGAGCATGAAAACgcttcatcatcaacatcatcaggGACATGCCAAGGCTATCCTTGTTACCTTACTGTTCTTCAGTCTGAGTGA
- the LOC108817661 gene encoding uncharacterized protein LOC108817661 isoform X3 has protein sequence MVEPPVNSSSLGKMLLEEVSPVVMVLCTPLVEETFLKNGLSFVETLKPFCNFSNIDVPVRTSGDQLYRLKRFTLRLFNASDIRQPNVEVAKQRLLHVITQAGEKVFHDLKSDPPQITDILSNPESEIAPTWFQYYNKELIRTLSFSDHEAFDHPVACLLVVSSKDEDPLNKFVDLFNTNRLPSLLNDGIMDPKILKHYLLVHDNQDATTERTSKVLSEMRSTFGNNECNLLCTNSSKEGNIEHQANPWASFKSSVPAEKLGCALTGDDIVEIKDLMQEFASRHIIPYMEQKVRDLNQQISATRKGLRNQIKNLWWRKGKDDIPDSTKGSIYTYSSTESQIRILGDYAFMLHDYELALSSYRLISTDYKLDKAWKHYAGVQEMMGLAYFISDQSIKEAEYCMENASSTYMQKLGKSGFQNATRCGLWWAEMLKARDQYKEAASVYFRICGEEPLHAAVMLEQASYCFVLTKPAMLHKYGFHLVLSGDHYKICDQVNHAIRTYRSAISVYESTTWSHIKDHVYFHIGQWYAIVGMNDVAVRNMLRVLDCGNQSKSTQEIFLRDFFNIVKKTGMKHEVVGLRLPVINMSSLQVIYEDHRTYASQASALVEESIWQSLEDDIIPSLNSGKSNWLELQSKLLPKKYKESNVCVVGESVKLDLEFRNPLLISTSVTSVSLICELTANSDDLKLDKEPSSLSLETEHNQVATSGFSSFTLSEVDFTLGGGEKKLVRLTVTPSEEGILKIVGVRWELSGSIVGVHYFQSVPTKAKTNKARKKNKLTPTDALKFLVIKSLPRLEGSIDHLPEKLYAGDLRYLVLELKNSSESPIKNLKMKISHPRFVNPESHEEELTPGFPDCLRKGHEQNTVQRVTSRTSVFAFPKDVSLQGDRSLRWPLWLRAATPGTISLYFTIYYEMENVSSIMKYRTLRMHYNLKVLPSLETSFEITPSPSRLQEFLVRMDIVNRANSESFEIDQLSTVGCRWGISLLQPVDTILPSKSLLPGQALSCFFMIKDCRKPGTEEEKTMSIPLSQSDIKLITQDDDEKLFDIVNSPLASFHESERSFSGTSDPSSPDTVDFILISRLAKSSNPSAVSDIPKILSHDSCHNRIKSSIPLSWSLDGPKTINHDFSTSLCEIKLKMVVRNTSDGFLSVSINTIDGGLPDTSAPTPSSGNQSGWRYVPAITEEMKLTSDVMGSRLGKPPASMESSPPFIWSGSSSTKVKIQPLSTTEIPLQISVFSPGVYNLSSYTLIWEHENASSSTSSGTCQGYPCYLTVLQSE, from the exons ATGGTGGAGCCGCCGGTGAACTCTTCTTCGCTAGGGAAAATGCTATTGGAGGAGGTGAGTCCAGTGGTCATGGTTCTCTGCACGCCTCTCGTTGAAGAGACTTTCCTCAAGAATGGTCTATCCTTTGTGGAAACGCTTAAGCCCTTCTGCAACTTCAGTAACATCGATG TTCCTGTTCGGACCTCAGGCGATCAGCTTTATCGTCTAAAGAGGTTTACGCTGAGGTTGTTTAATGCCTCAGATATCAGACAACCTAACGTAGAG GTTGCAAAGCAACGGCTACTACATGTTATTACTCAAGCTGGGGAGAAGGTTTTTCACGATTTGAAATCTGACCCTCCTCAAATTACTGATATACTCTCTA ATCCAGAGTCTGAAATTGCACCCACATGGTTTCAGTATTACAATAAAGAACTTATCCGTACCTTGTCGTTTTCAGACCATGAAGCGTTTGATCATCCTGTGGCTT GTCTCTTGGTCGTTTCATCAAAAGACGAAGACcctttaaataaatttgtagatCTTTTCAATACCAATAGATTACCTTCTCTGCTTAATGATGGGATCATGGACCCAAAGATTTTGAAGCATTACTTATTGGTGCATGACAATCAAGATGCAACAACAGAGAG aACGTCTAAAGTCCTGTCTGAGATGAGAAGTACGTTTGGAAATAATGAATGCAACTTACTTTGCACTAATTCATCTAAAGAGGGGAACATAGAACACCAGGCTAATCCCTGGGCTTCATTT AAATCAAGTGTCCCGGCTGAAAAACTTGGATGTGCTCTTACTGGCGACGATATTGTGGAG ATCAAAGATCTGATGCAAGAGTTTGCTTCCAGGCATATAATTCCATACATGGAGCAGAAAGTCCGAGATCTTAATCAACAG ATTTCTGCAACAAGGAAAGGACTTAGAAACCAGATAAAGAACTTATGGTGGAGAAAAGGAAAAGACGATATTCCGGATTCGACTAAAGGTTCTAT CTATACCTATAGCTCCACCGAATCTCAAATCAGAATTTTGGGTGACTACGCCTTCATGTTGCATGACTATGAACTTGCATTGTCTAGCTATCGCTTAATATCAACTGATTACAAGCTCGATAAAGCTTGGAAGCACTATGCCGGTGTCCAG GAAATGATGGGACTCGCATATTTCATCTCAGACCAGTCAATAAAGGAAGCTGAGTACTGCATGGAAAATGCATCCAGCACTTATATG CAGAAACTTGGGAAGTCTGGCTTTCAAAATGCTACTAGATGTGGGCTCTGGTGGGCAGAGATGCTAAAGGCTAGAGACCAGTACAAAGAAGCGGCTTCTGTTTACTTCCGCATATGTGGAGAG GAACCATTGCACGCTGCAGTCATGTTAGAGCAGGCTTCTTACTGCTTCGTGTTAACTAAGCCAGCGATGCTACACAAGTATGGATTTCATCTAGTTCTCTCAGGAGACCACTATAAAATCTGTGATCAG GTTAACCATGCAATTCGTACATATAGAAGCGCGATCTCTGTTTATGAATCAACTACTTGGAGCCATATCAAAGACCATGTTTACTTTCATATTGGACA GTGGTATGCAATTGTCGGGATGAATGATGTTGCAGTTAGAAACATGCTCAGAGTACTGGACTGTGGAAACCAGTCCAAGTCTACCCAAGAGATTTTTCTCAGAGACTTTTTCAACATAGTTAAG AAAACTGGAATGAAGCACGAGGTGGTGGGACTTCGACTACCAGTTATTAATATGTCGTCTCTTCAAGTTATATATGAAGACCATCGCACTTATGCATCTCAAGCTTCT GCTCTTGTAGAAGAGAGCATTTGGCAATCATTGGAGGATGATATCATTCCATCGTTAAACTCTGGCAAGTCAAACTGGTTGGAGTTACAGTCAAAGCTACTGCCTAAGAAATACAAGGAATCAAATGTTTGTGTCGTTGGAG AGTCAGTGAAATTGGATCTGGAGTTTAGGAATCCACTGCTAATCTCTACTTCCGTTACAAGCGTCTCTCTCATCTGTGAACTTACCGCAAATTCGGATGACTTAAAATTGG ATAAAGAGCCAAGTAGCTTAAGCTTGGAGACCGAACACAATCA GGTTGCAACCtctggtttctcttctttcacCTTGTCTGAAGTGGACTTCACATTAGGCGGAGGCGAGAAAAAGTTG GTGAGGCTCACAGTTACCCCCAGTGAAGAAGGTATCCTCAAAATTGTCGGTGTAAGGTGGGAGTTGTCTGGCTCCATTGTAGGCGTGCATTACTTCCAATCTGTGCCTACAAAGGCAAAAACTAACAAagcaagaaagaaaaacaaacttacTCCCACTGATGCCTTGAAATTTTTGGTCATTAAG AGTCTACCCAGGCTTGAGGGTTCAATTGATCATCTGCCTGAGAAATTGTATGCTGGAGATCTTCGTTATCTTGTTTTAGAGTTAAAAAATAGTTCAGAATCTCCAATAAAG AATCTTAAAATGAAGATTAGCCATCCAAGATTTGTAAATCCTGAAAGTCATGAAGAAGAGCTGACACCCGGATTTCCAGATTGCTTAAGGAAGGGCCATGAACAAAATACTGTCCAGCGTGTAACAAGTAGAACtagtgtatttgcatttccaaaG GATGTATCACTGCAAGGAGACCGATCTTTGAGGTGGCCTCTTTGGCTTCGAGCTGCCACCCCTGGAACGATATCTTTGTATTTCACAATATACTACGAGATGGAAAATGTATCAAGCATCATGAAGTATCGCACCCTAAGGATGCATTATAATTTAAAG GTATTACCATCTCTTGAGACCTCGTTCGAAATCACCCCCTCTCCATCAAGATTGCAAGAATTTCTTGTGCGTATGGATATCGTGAACCGTGCGAATTCAGAGTCTTTCGAAATTGATCAGTTGTCAACAGTTGGGTGTCGGTGGGGTATCTCGTTGCTTCAGCCTGTTGATACAATCTTACCTTCCAAGTCTCTACTTCCTGGGCAAGCTTTATCATGTTTCTTCATGATTAAG GATTGCAGAAAACCCGGGACTGAAGAAGAGAAAACCATGTCTATTCCTCTTAGCCAAAGCGACATAAAACTGATTACTCAGGATGACGATGAAAAGCTTTTTGATATCGTTAACTCACCTTTAGCAAGCTTCCATGAAAGCGAAAGGTCATTTAGTGGAACCTCAGATCCG TCAAGTCCGGATACGGTTGACTTCATTCTAATATCTCGCCTAGCAAAATCCAGCAATCCATCAGCAGTGTCAGATATACCAAAGATTCTGTCTCACGATTCATGTCATAATAG AATCAAGAGCTCAATCCCGCTCTCATGGTCACTAGACGGTCCCAAAACCATAAACCACGATTTTTCGACCTCCTTGTGCGAAATCAAACTAAAGATGGTAGTCAGAAATACATCTGATGGATTTTTATCTGTGAGCATCAACACCATTGATGGCGGCCTACCAGATACATCAGCACCAACTCCTTCCTCTGGAAACCAATCCGGGTGGCGCTACGTGCCAGCCATAACAGAGGAAATGAAACTAACTTCAGACGTCATGGGAAGCCGCCTGGGCAAACCACCAGCTTCGATGGAAAGCTCGCCTCCTTTCATATGGTCAGGTTCAAGTTCCACTAAGGTCAAAATCCAGCCATTGTCCACAACAGAGATCCCCCTGCAGATATCGGTTTTCTCTCCTGGTGTCTACAATCTCTCTTCGTATACACTTATATGGGAGCATGAAAACgcttcatcatcaacatcatcaggGACATGCCAAGGCTATCCTTGTTACCTTACTGTTCTTCAGTCTGAGTGA